The Candidatus Edwardsbacteria bacterium region GGTCCGCTCAAGATATCTGGCTCCCTCCAGCTGGGACAGCAGTTCGCAGACCTTGATAGGGTAGCCGTTGACCTTGGGATCGCGCCCCTTGGGACAGGTGGTGGCCGTCTGGCCCACCAGAGTGGTGGGGGCCATCTGTCCGCCGGTCATGCCGTAGATGGCGTTGTTGATGAAGATTATGGTGATGTTCTCGGAGCGGGCCGCCGAATGGACCGTTTCGGCCATTCCGATGGAGGCCAGATCGCCGTCCCCCTGGTAGGAGAACACGATGCAGCCGGGCTGGGAGCGTTTGATGCCGGTGGCGATGGCCGGGCCGCGGCCATGCGGCCCCTGGATCATGTCGCAGTTGAAATAATCGTCGGAGAACACCGCGCAGCCCACCGGGGCCACCCCTACGGTCCTTTCCCGGATACCCAGTTCGTCCATCACTTCGGCGATCAGCCTATGCACTATCCCGTGGCCGCAGCCCGGGCAGTAATGCATTTTAATGTCGACCAGGCTGGATGGCTTTTTATTGACAAGCTCCATTATCTACGCCCTCCTTTCTTGGTCGATTTTTTGGCAGTCTTTATTTTCACCGTTTTCTTATTGATTGCTTTGGCTTTTTTAACCGGCTTGGGCTTCTTTGTCGGCCTGGCCTTCTTGGGGGTTTTGGCCTTTTGGGCCGGTTTGGTCTTTTCAGCTTTTTTAGCCGTCAGCGTCGGCTTGATGCTCCTGTAAAGCTTCTCCACCACGGCGAACACTTCCTCGCCCGAGGGGATCCCGGCCGGCCGGGCGTAGAGATCGACCTGGGCAGTTCCATTGACGGCCAGACGAACATCGTCCACGAACTGTCCCTGGCTCATTTCCACCACCAGGAAATTCTCCACCCGTTGGGCCAATTTGGCCAGCTGTTTCTTGGGGAACGGCCACAGGGTGATGGGCCGGAACAGCCCGACCTTGAGCCCCTTGTCGCGGGCCATCTTCATGGCGGCTGCGGCAATGCGGGAGGAGGTGCCGTAGGCCACCAGCACCAGCCGGGCGTCCTGGATGTTCTTTTCCTCGAACTGGACCTCGCGGTCCTCGATCTCCTGGAATTTTTTGGCCCGGGCCCAGTTCATCTTCTCCAATTCCCCCTCCCGGAGATCGTAGGAACGGACGATCCTCTTCTTTCTTCCGGCGGCGTTGCCCAGGGACCAATCGGGTTTCTTTAAGGTTGACGGATCCACCGGCGTGAATTTGAATTCCACTGGTTCCATCATCTGCCCCAGGATGCCATCGGCCAGGATCATGGCCGGCATCCGGTATTTTTCGGCCAGTTCGTAGCATTTCTTGGGGAAATTGCCCATCTCGTCCACCGAGTTGGGGGCCAGCACGATGGTGTGGTAATCGCCGTGTCCGCCGCCCTTGACCGACTGATAGTAGTCGCCCTGGGAGGCGGCGATGTTGCCCAGCCCCGGGCCTCCCCGGACCACGTTGGCGAAGAATATCGGCAGGTCGGCCCCGGCGCAGTAGGAGATCCCCTCCTGTTTGAGGCTGATGCCCGGGCTGGAGGACGAGGTCATGGTGCGGATCCCGGTGGCCGCAGCTCCGTAGATCATATTGATGGCCGACACCTCGGATTCGGCCTGGACAAATGTCCCGCCCGCTTCGGGAAGGCGCCAGGACATATACTCCGGCACCTCGTTCTGCGGAGTGATGGGATACCCGGAAAAGAAGCGGCACCCGGCCAGGACCGCGCCCTCGGCCAGGGCTTCATTGCCCTTCATTAAGATCTTTTCACCCATTTATTTTCTCCTAAAAGTTTTACTTTAACAAAGACGGTGTGGGTAAGGATTTTCAACGCTTCACTTCCACACGGCGATGGCCAGATCGGGGCATATCTGGGCGCACAGGCCGCAGCCTATGCAGCACTCAGTTTTGGCCAGCTTGGCCGGGTAATAACCGGTGACGCTGAAGGTATCGGACATCTCTATGCAGCTTTTGGGACAGGCCTTGGTGCAT contains the following coding sequences:
- a CDS encoding 4Fe-4S binding protein, producing the protein MPEIRVDETRCKGCELCTKACPKSCIEMSDTFSVTGYYPAKLAKTECCIGCGLCAQICPDLAIAVWK
- a CDS encoding 3-methyl-2-oxobutanoate dehydrogenase subunit VorB — protein: MGEKILMKGNEALAEGAVLAGCRFFSGYPITPQNEVPEYMSWRLPEAGGTFVQAESEVSAINMIYGAAATGIRTMTSSSSPGISLKQEGISYCAGADLPIFFANVVRGGPGLGNIAASQGDYYQSVKGGGHGDYHTIVLAPNSVDEMGNFPKKCYELAEKYRMPAMILADGILGQMMEPVEFKFTPVDPSTLKKPDWSLGNAAGRKKRIVRSYDLREGELEKMNWARAKKFQEIEDREVQFEEKNIQDARLVLVAYGTSSRIAAAAMKMARDKGLKVGLFRPITLWPFPKKQLAKLAQRVENFLVVEMSQGQFVDDVRLAVNGTAQVDLYARPAGIPSGEEVFAVVEKLYRSIKPTLTAKKAEKTKPAQKAKTPKKARPTKKPKPVKKAKAINKKTVKIKTAKKSTKKGGRR
- a CDS encoding thiamine pyrophosphate-dependent enzyme — protein: MELVNKKPSSLVDIKMHYCPGCGHGIVHRLIAEVMDELGIRERTVGVAPVGCAVFSDDYFNCDMIQGPHGRGPAIATGIKRSQPGCIVFSYQGDGDLASIGMAETVHSAARSENITIIFINNAIYGMTGGQMAPTTLVGQTATTCPKGRDPKVNGYPIKVCELLSQLEGARYLERTAVSSAQGVIKTKKAIKKAFQNQVEGKGFSLVEILSMCPTNWGMTSLQGAKFVDEKMMPLYPLGVFRSTEQEGGQK